The DNA window AGCGATCGCACCGGTCAACATCGGGCGGAGGTGACGCGTCGGCAGGTGGAGCAGCGCTTCGATGCGCTCATCGGCACGATCAGTGAGGGCGTGCTCCTGATGGACGACCGCGGCATCTTTCGCGACTGCAACGACGCCGCCCAGGACATTTTGGGCCGACCCACCGATGAAATCGTAGGATCCCGCTTCAATGACGACACCTGGAACGGACTCCGGGAAGACGGCACTCCGTTGCCCAACGTCGAGTTTCCGTTCTGGCGAGCCTACGTGGAGCGCGAGACGGTGCCCGACGAGGTCATGGGCATTTACCCGCCCGACGCTCCGCCGCGCTGGATTCGCGTCAACTCCCAGCCGCTTTTCCACGAGGGGCAGGACGATCCGTATGCTGTTCTCATTTGCTTCGACGACATCACCGACGAGAAGTTGAAGGAGGAGGCGCTCCAAACCTCGCGGGACCTGTTGTCGAGCGTTCTCAGCAGCTCGCTGGATGCCATTACGGTCCTCTCGACCGTGCGTGGCGAGACCGGTCGCATCGTCGACTTTGAGTGCGAGTTAGTGAACCCGCAGGCCGAAAAGCTCATCGGCCATACCGCCGATTCCCTCGTGGGCCACCGCCTCCGCCGGATTATGCCGGAGCAAGAAGAGAACGGGTTGTACGACGCCTACTGTGAAGTGGTGGAGACGGGAGAGCCGATGGAGACCGAGGTGCAGTACGAGACCGAGGAGGGAATGGCCTGGTTTCAGGTCATGGCGGTTAGTGTGGACGACGGCGTAGCGGTCACCTTTCGCAACATTACCGAACGAAAGGAAGCGGCTCAAGCCATGGCTGCGGCCAATGCGAAGCTGGAGCGCCGCAACCGCGCGCTGCGCGACTTTGCCTACATTGCCTCGCACGACCTGCAAGAACCGCTTCGCAAGATCCGCGCGTTTTCGAATCTCGTTTTGGAGGATTACGGCGATGCGGTGGACGAGACGGGACAGGACTACCTGGCTCGGATGCAGGATGCGGCTGAGCGTATGTCGCAACTCATCAACGACTTGCTCGTCTACTCCCGCATCACCACGCAGGCACAGCCGTTTGAGAAGGTGGACCTCAACCGGATCGCGAAGAACGTTCGCAATGACCTCGACCTTCGAATTGCTGAGCTGGACGGCACGGTCGAGATTGGAGCGCTGCCGACCATCGAGGCCGATCCTACACAGATTCGACAGGTGTTTCAGAACTTGATTGGCAACGCTCTCAAGTTTCACAAGCCCGATGAGCCGCCGCGCGTAGAGGTGGACGCCACGGTGGAGCCGGCCTCGGAATCTCTCCAGCAAAACGGACGACTTGCGGCGTCGTGCTCGGAAATGTGCCGGCTTACGGTGAGGGATAATGGGATCGGTTTTGAAGAAAGTTACACAGATCGTATATTTTCACCCTTCAAGCGGCTCCATGGCCGCGATGAATACGAAGGAACCGGGATGGGCCTTGCCATCTGTCGCCGTATCGTAGAGCGGCACGGTGGCGACATTTCGGTGGAGAGTCGTCCGGGGGACGGGACGACCTTCACCGTGCTGTTGCCTGTGGCCCGAGGGGAGGGCGATTCCGCTTCGGAGGGGGCCCGGTCGACCGATCCTGCGACGAGCGCGTAGTATGCGATGGACCGCGACGAACCGATTCACATTCTGCTGGCCGAGGACGATCCGGACGACCGATTGTTGACGCGCCGGGCAGTGGTGGAGAGCCGCGTCGCCACGACGTTTGCGGCGGTGGAGAATGGAGAAGAGCTCATGCGGTACCTACGCCGAGAGGACGAATATGGGGCCCCCGATCCGGCACCGCGCCCCAATCTCATTCTGCTCGACCTCAACATGCCCCGAATGGATGGGCGAGAAGCCCTTCGCGAAATTAAGTCCGACGAGGAACTCCGGCGCATCCCGGTCGTGGTGCTCACGACCTCCGAGGCCGAGCAGGACGTACTCCAAAGCTATGATTTGGGGGTGAATGCCTTCGTCACGAAACCTGTGATGTTCGACGCTCTTGCCGGGGCGATGCGCTCCCTCGGCGAGTTCTGGTTCAACCTCGCCAAGCTCCCTCCCGAGCATGACGCAGACGAATGACTACGGCTCCCACTCAACTCGACATTTTAATCATTGAGGATGATGAGGGCGACTACCTCATCACCAAGGCCCTGCTCGATCGTGCGCAGACCATTGAGCACACGCTCGATTGGGCGTCGACCTATGAGGACGGGCGGGACGCCATCCTCACAGATCAGTACGACGCCTGTCTGGTGGACTACCGGCTCGGCGCGAAAAGCGGACTTGATCTGCTCGAGGAGGTGAATGAGCACGGAGGCGTACGGGCGCCCATCATCTTTCTGACCGGTCAGGGGGATCTGGAGGTCGATCTGCACGCGATGGAGGCCGGTGCGGCGGATTATCTGTCGAAAGACAACATTGATGCCCCGTTGCTGGAGCGGTCCATTCGTTATGCGGTAGAGCGCAAGGAGGCCGAGCAGCGCATCCGCGAGCAGGCCCAGCTGTTGGACAAGGCCCGCGATGCCATCCTGGCCCACAATATGGATGGGGACATCGTGTACTGGAATAAGGGGGCCGAGCGCCTGACCGGGTGGTCAAGGGAGGAGGTGCTGGGGGAGCGAGCGCATACGTGTTTGTATGACCCCGACGAAGAAGACAAGCTGCGGCGTTGCCACGAGACGATGATGGAGGAGGGGGAGTGGACCGGCGAGCTCCACATGCGCACGAAGGAGGGCGATGAACTGGTTGTAGAAAGCCGATGGACACTCGTCCGGGACTCGAATGGCGCCCCCGATCAGGTGCTCGTCATCAACACCGACATTACGGAGCGCAAACGGCTGGAGTCGCAATTCCTGCGGTCGCAGCGTATGGAGAGCATTGGGCGGCTGGTGGGAGGGATCGCGCACGATCTCGGCAATCTCCTGATGCCCATCACGTTGGGCGTAAAGGTACTGCGCCGCCGCCTCCAGCAGACGGACGACAAGATCGACCAGGTGCTCACCATGATTCAGAAGAGCGCCGAGCGTGGGGGCAACATGGTGGAGCAAGTGTTGGCGTTTGCGAGAGGCGTAGAGGGAGAGCGGGTGGCCCTGCAGCTCGGCAGCATCGTCGAAGAGATTGAGGGCATCACGGACGAAACCTTTCCGGAGTCGATCACGGTGCGTACCGCCTTGTCCGACGATCTGCCGCAGGTTGTTGGGGATGCCACTCAGATTCAGCAGGTGCTCATGAACCTGTGCGTGAATGCCCGCGACGCGATGCCCGACGGCGGGACGCTTTCCATCGAGGCGCAGGCGGTTGAGCTTACGGAGGAAGAGGCAGAGCGGACCATCGACGCCGAGCCCGGCTCGTACGTGTGCGTGCGGGTAGAAGACACCGGGGAGGGAATGCCCGAAGACGTAATGGACAAGATCTTTGAGCCGTTCTTTTCGACAAAAGAAGAAGGAGAGGGCACGGGCCTCGGCCTCTCTACGGCCTACAGTATCGTACAGAGCCACGATGGCTTCATCGATGTGGACAGCGAGAAGGGACACGGCACCACGTTCTGGGTCTACCTGCCTGTGAGTGAGGATGCCGACGAACGTCGCGCAATTCCGGAAACCGGGGATGGGGTCGCTGCCGGAAGAGGGGAACGGGTATTGGTGGTCGACGACGAAGAGTTCATTCTCGAGACCACGCGAGAAGCGCTTCTGGACGCCGGGTACCGGGTTGTTACGGCGTCGGGGGCCGAAGACGCACTGCAAACGGTAGGCGAGGACGAGGTTGATGTGGTTGTCACCGACCTGCGCATGCCGAACATGGATGGCTTCGATCTCATCCGCACCCTCCGCGCCCAGTACCCCAATCTGCCCATCATTGCGGCGAGCGGGGTCGCGGATGGTCGTACCGACGAAGCCCTTAACGCTGGCGCGCAGGCCTTTCTTGCCAAGCCGTTTACCGCCGAGAAGCTGCAGGCAGCCCTTCACGAGGCGCTGCATGCTCCGGATGAAGCCCCGGCGCAGTAGGCCGCCCCCACGGGGCTGCGAAGAGACACATCTGCTCTCGGCGCTCACGCGAGTGCACTTTCCTGCCCGGAGTCTGCCACGAAGAGGCAACTGGAGCGGGTTTGGTCCACCATCGACCGCATGAAGTTGAAGTCCGGTCCCGGAGGCAAACCAAAGATGTTGAGGTCGGCCTGCGGGGCATTGGGCACGGCCTCTCTGAACGCCCCCTCCATCACCAGGGCGTCGGCTCCGGGCATCCGCGCCAGGTTGGTCACCGTTTCCATAAACGCCTGGGCGTTTTCGCGTTCGGACGGGTCGTCCACGACCGTGAGCAGGCGCATTTGCGCGTTCCAGTTCTGGACAAGCTTGTAGGCCGTGAGAAGGGGAAGGTCCAGGTTGCCGATGTCCATGGAGATGCTCCAGTCGGGGCTTCGGTCGTGAATCCAGATATTGATCTGCTCGCGTTGGCCGAGCCCGGCATGTGGGTGGGCGGCATAGATGAGAATCCCGATCGGCATGTCCGAAAGGTCATTGAGGATGGTCCGATAGTCCTGCTCGCGGATGTCGGAGTCGGGACAGGTCAGAAAGAGCATGTTGGGCCGGAAGAAGGCCCCCCGCAGTGCCTGGATGCCGGCGGTAAGTCCATCGGCGAAGGCATCCGCCTTGATGACGGTGGACGAGGCGAAGACGCCGCGCTTCCGGAAGGCTCCGGTCAGGTCGTTAATCTGGTCCGACAGGTTCTCCGAGGCGTGGTCGGAGGCAAGGCCCAAGAGTCGGACTGAGCCTTTCGGGGCCGCGATCTGTTCGAGAAGCGAAAAGGTGCCCCGCAGCGTCTCGGCACTCTCCACAGGGATCAACAGATTGGGCTTCCAGGCCCGCTCTTGGCTGGTTGACAGCTCGGAGACTTGCTTGGCGGCCCACTCGGCAAGAGAAACGAAGAGGCCACTCCGGACGTCGGCGACATCGGTGGCGAGCGACCGGCGCAGCAGCAGGCCGTAGAAGAGGACGACGACGGACAGAGCAATGAGGCTAAAGGTGGGGTTTACGATGAACATGGCGAACAGGCACCCGACGACCCCGAGAAGTGAAACCGTTCGCGGAATTTGGAGCAGCGGTCGGAAGCTTACGAGGCCCAGTGTCTGTTCGGTGAACACCACGAAATTGATCATGGTGTAGGTGATGAGAAAG is part of the Salinibacter sp. 10B genome and encodes:
- a CDS encoding hybrid sensor histidine kinase/response regulator, with the translated sequence MTTAPTQLDILIIEDDEGDYLITKALLDRAQTIEHTLDWASTYEDGRDAILTDQYDACLVDYRLGAKSGLDLLEEVNEHGGVRAPIIFLTGQGDLEVDLHAMEAGAADYLSKDNIDAPLLERSIRYAVERKEAEQRIREQAQLLDKARDAILAHNMDGDIVYWNKGAERLTGWSREEVLGERAHTCLYDPDEEDKLRRCHETMMEEGEWTGELHMRTKEGDELVVESRWTLVRDSNGAPDQVLVINTDITERKRLESQFLRSQRMESIGRLVGGIAHDLGNLLMPITLGVKVLRRRLQQTDDKIDQVLTMIQKSAERGGNMVEQVLAFARGVEGERVALQLGSIVEEIEGITDETFPESITVRTALSDDLPQVVGDATQIQQVLMNLCVNARDAMPDGGTLSIEAQAVELTEEEAERTIDAEPGSYVCVRVEDTGEGMPEDVMDKIFEPFFSTKEEGEGTGLGLSTAYSIVQSHDGFIDVDSEKGHGTTFWVYLPVSEDADERRAIPETGDGVAAGRGERVLVVDDEEFILETTREALLDAGYRVVTASGAEDALQTVGEDEVDVVVTDLRMPNMDGFDLIRTLRAQYPNLPIIAASGVADGRTDEALNAGAQAFLAKPFTAEKLQAALHEALHAPDEAPAQ
- a CDS encoding response regulator, encoding MDRDEPIHILLAEDDPDDRLLTRRAVVESRVATTFAAVENGEELMRYLRREDEYGAPDPAPRPNLILLDLNMPRMDGREALREIKSDEELRRIPVVVLTTSEAEQDVLQSYDLGVNAFVTKPVMFDALAGAMRSLGEFWFNLAKLPPEHDADE
- a CDS encoding PAS domain-containing sensor histidine kinase; translation: MGNDSAPHTDTAQPPYVEDPDALKQFVAAMPSLIVMLDAEGTVVACSDRWEDLFAPSSESEETDGTEARSFFDVFVDPDEVWADTFADCLADGETRRGYVRPLTRTDGTSYWVDWEVRPWRTGSPKAEIGGVLVYLSDRTGQHRAEVTRRQVEQRFDALIGTISEGVLLMDDRGIFRDCNDAAQDILGRPTDEIVGSRFNDDTWNGLREDGTPLPNVEFPFWRAYVERETVPDEVMGIYPPDAPPRWIRVNSQPLFHEGQDDPYAVLICFDDITDEKLKEEALQTSRDLLSSVLSSSLDAITVLSTVRGETGRIVDFECELVNPQAEKLIGHTADSLVGHRLRRIMPEQEENGLYDAYCEVVETGEPMETEVQYETEEGMAWFQVMAVSVDDGVAVTFRNITERKEAAQAMAAANAKLERRNRALRDFAYIASHDLQEPLRKIRAFSNLVLEDYGDAVDETGQDYLARMQDAAERMSQLINDLLVYSRITTQAQPFEKVDLNRIAKNVRNDLDLRIAELDGTVEIGALPTIEADPTQIRQVFQNLIGNALKFHKPDEPPRVEVDATVEPASESLQQNGRLAASCSEMCRLTVRDNGIGFEESYTDRIFSPFKRLHGRDEYEGTGMGLAICRRIVERHGGDISVESRPGDGTTFTVLLPVARGEGDSASEGARSTDPATSA
- a CDS encoding amino acid permease; this translates as MTSSQPADTQESVAPSSDDATPTLSNRKYGMFGGVFTPTLLTILGVIMYLRTGWVVGNAGLVGGLLIIGLSFVITAATALSMSSITTNIRIGAGGAYSIISQSLGIEVGGSVGIPLYLSQALAVTMYIFGFREGWLWMFPNHPALLVDLTAFIIIFGIAYASAGLAFRVQYGILAIIIASLISVAVAAYTGSMQYSIEEVQLWGDFLGSPEDGFSGTSFWVVFAVFFPAATGIMAGANMSGELEDPRSSIPAGTLGAIAVSFVVYVLIAIWLARTASPQDLMSNYTIMIDRAYWGPAVVAGLLGATFSSALASTVGAPRILQALGNHDVLPNGDWIAARTDRGEPRNAILITGGIVLATLMLRDLNAIAPLITMFFLITYTMINFVVFTEQTLGLVSFRPLLQIPRTVSLLGVVGCLFAMFIVNPTFSLIALSVVVLFYGLLLRRSLATDVADVRSGLFVSLAEWAAKQVSELSTSQERAWKPNLLIPVESAETLRGTFSLLEQIAAPKGSVRLLGLASDHASENLSDQINDLTGAFRKRGVFASSTVIKADAFADGLTAGIQALRGAFFRPNMLFLTCPDSDIREQDYRTILNDLSDMPIGILIYAAHPHAGLGQREQINIWIHDRSPDWSISMDIGNLDLPLLTAYKLVQNWNAQMRLLTVVDDPSERENAQAFMETVTNLARMPGADALVMEGAFREAVPNAPQADLNIFGLPPGPDFNFMRSMVDQTRSSCLFVADSGQESALA